Proteins encoded together in one Bacteroides ovatus window:
- a CDS encoding DUF1893 domain-containing protein gives MEKLINLLHTGGYSCTIANGGKIRTFTQRGVADLYDLLTQEPEFLKGALIADKVVGKGAAALMILGGIKELYTDIISTKALELFRKSDVKVDFAQEVAFIWNRNHTGGCPVETMCSEVESAEEILPLIRDFLEKIRNKK, from the coding sequence ATGGAAAAATTAATCAATCTATTACATACGGGAGGATACTCCTGTACCATTGCCAACGGAGGAAAAATCCGCACTTTCACTCAACGTGGCGTAGCCGATCTCTATGATTTGCTAACACAGGAACCGGAGTTTCTTAAAGGAGCTTTGATTGCTGATAAAGTGGTTGGCAAGGGAGCTGCCGCCCTGATGATTCTGGGTGGTATAAAAGAATTATATACGGATATTATCAGTACCAAGGCTTTGGAGCTATTCCGGAAATCAGATGTGAAAGTCGATTTTGCGCAGGAAGTTGCTTTTATCTGGAACCGTAACCATACAGGAGGATGTCCTGTAGAGACAATGTGCAGTGAAGTGGAATCAGCAGAAGAAATATTACCACTGATCCGCGATTTTCTGGAAAAGATCAGAAATAAGAAGTAA
- a CDS encoding aldo/keto reductase produces MEDKNKKDINRRDFIKIVGISAATSTGLLYGCSSKGTTSASSATGEGEVPTDKMTYRTSPTTGDRVSLLGYGCMRWPLKPAPDGNGEVIDQDAVNGLVDYAIAHGVNYFDTSPAYVQGFSEKATGIALSRHPRDKYYIATKLSNFSPDTWSREASLKMYHKSFTELQVDYIDYMLLHGIGMGGMEALKGRYLDNGILDFLVKEREAGRIRNLGFSYHGDIEVYDYLLSRHDEFKWDFVQIQLNYVDWKHAKETNTRNTDAEYLYGELAKRGIPAIIMEPLLGGRLSKLNDNLVARLKQRRPESSVASWAFRFAGSFPDILTVLSGMTYMEHLQDNLRTYSPLEPLTDEEKEFLEETAQLMLKYPTIPCNDCKYCMPCPYGLDIPAVLLHYNRCVNEGNVARSGQDENYAKARRAFLVGYDRSVPKLRQASHCIGCNQCVAHCPQNIDIPKELHRIDQFVEQLKQGTL; encoded by the coding sequence ATGGAAGATAAAAATAAGAAAGATATAAATAGAAGAGATTTTATTAAGATTGTAGGTATCAGTGCAGCCACATCGACAGGTCTGTTATACGGATGCTCTTCAAAGGGGACTACTTCTGCAAGTAGCGCAACAGGAGAAGGAGAGGTGCCCACCGATAAAATGACTTACCGCACATCTCCAACCACCGGTGACCGTGTTTCACTTTTGGGATATGGTTGTATGCGTTGGCCGCTCAAACCTGCTCCCGATGGTAATGGTGAAGTTATCGACCAGGATGCCGTAAACGGATTGGTAGATTATGCAATCGCTCATGGAGTGAACTATTTCGATACATCTCCGGCATATGTACAAGGCTTTTCCGAAAAGGCAACAGGTATTGCATTGAGTCGCCATCCCCGTGATAAATATTACATCGCTACCAAATTGTCTAATTTCTCTCCTGATACGTGGTCTCGCGAAGCCTCACTCAAAATGTACCACAAATCATTCACGGAGCTACAAGTCGACTACATTGATTATATGTTGCTCCACGGCATCGGCATGGGAGGAATGGAAGCCCTTAAAGGACGCTACCTGGATAACGGAATACTTGATTTTCTGGTTAAAGAGCGTGAAGCCGGACGCATCCGGAATCTCGGATTTTCTTACCATGGTGACATTGAAGTATATGATTATCTGCTCTCACGACACGATGAATTTAAATGGGATTTTGTACAAATACAGCTCAATTATGTAGACTGGAAACATGCCAAAGAGACCAATACTCGAAATACGGATGCGGAATATCTCTATGGCGAACTGGCCAAACGGGGGATTCCTGCCATCATTATGGAACCACTTTTGGGAGGACGTCTATCCAAATTGAACGATAATCTGGTGGCACGGCTCAAACAACGTCGTCCGGAAAGCAGTGTCGCTTCCTGGGCTTTCCGTTTTGCCGGTTCATTCCCGGATATTCTGACTGTATTAAGCGGCATGACTTATATGGAGCATCTGCAGGATAATCTTCGCACTTATTCTCCTTTGGAGCCATTGACAGATGAAGAAAAAGAATTCCTCGAAGAAACGGCACAATTAATGCTGAAATATCCTACCATCCCTTGCAACGACTGCAAATACTGTATGCCATGTCCGTATGGACTGGATATACCTGCTGTATTGTTACATTACAACCGTTGTGTCAATGAAGGTAATGTCGCCAGAAGCGGACAGGATGAAAATTATGCGAAAGCCCGGCGCGCTTTTCTTGTCGGATATGACCGTAGCGTGCCCAAACTTCGACAGGCAAGCCATTGCATCGGTTGTAATCAGTGTGTGGCTCATTGCCCGCAAAATATTGATATTCCGAAAGAACTGCACCGGATCGACCAGTTTGTAGAACAATTGAAACAAGGTACTTTATAA
- a CDS encoding MBL fold metallo-hydrolase — protein MNYMRIIFKKFKARMIVGCILAVIALLAVSVIVFINQASFGRTPRGERLERVMKSPNYRNGEFKNQHETLLMTSDRGRFSGIWEFIFRKIDGLRPEQAVKAIKTDLRKIGRNEEILVWFGHSSYLIQTGGKRILVDPVFCMASPVSFVNKPFKGTELYTPDDMPDIDYLVISHDHWDHLDYNTVKKLKDRIGAVICPLGVGEHFEYWGFDKERLIELDWNEDANLVPGFMIHCLPARHFSGRRLTANQSLWASFLLEAPSQKIYIGGDGGYDTHYAEIGNRFPGIDLAILENGQYNEEWSLIHLMPQYMAQTARDLKAKRVLTVHHSKYALAKHRWDEPLKNAEEMKNKDSLNVLIPEIGEVVALEK, from the coding sequence ATGAATTATATGCGTATCATATTCAAGAAATTCAAAGCACGTATGATTGTAGGATGTATATTAGCTGTAATAGCATTGCTGGCGGTGTCAGTCATTGTTTTTATCAATCAAGCCAGTTTCGGCAGAACTCCCCGTGGGGAACGGCTGGAAAGAGTCATGAAATCTCCTAATTACAGAAACGGAGAATTTAAAAATCAGCATGAAACTCTATTGATGACTTCCGACAGGGGACGTTTTAGCGGAATCTGGGAGTTCATTTTCAGAAAGATAGACGGTTTGCGCCCCGAACAGGCTGTCAAAGCAATAAAAACAGATTTACGCAAGATTGGCCGTAATGAAGAAATATTGGTATGGTTCGGACATTCATCTTACCTGATTCAAACGGGAGGAAAGCGAATATTGGTTGACCCGGTATTTTGTATGGCTTCTCCCGTATCTTTTGTCAACAAGCCATTCAAAGGTACGGAACTTTATACACCGGATGATATGCCGGACATTGATTATCTCGTGATTAGTCACGATCATTGGGATCATTTGGATTACAACACAGTCAAAAAATTAAAAGACCGGATTGGAGCAGTGATTTGTCCGTTGGGTGTTGGCGAACATTTCGAATATTGGGGATTTGATAAAGAGCGTCTGATAGAACTTGACTGGAATGAAGACGCAAACCTCGTTCCGGGCTTTATGATACATTGTTTGCCTGCCCGTCATTTCTCCGGTCGCAGACTTACTGCCAACCAGTCACTTTGGGCTTCTTTCCTGCTAGAAGCTCCTTCACAAAAGATATACATTGGCGGAGACGGAGGATATGATACGCATTATGCAGAAATAGGCAACCGGTTCCCCGGCATCGACCTCGCAATTCTTGAAAACGGGCAATACAACGAAGAGTGGAGCTTAATTCATCTGATGCCCCAATATATGGCACAGACGGCCAGAGATTTAAAAGCGAAAAGAGTTCTGACCGTACATCATTCTAAATATGCGTTGGCCAAACATCGTTGGGATGAACCTCTCAAAAATGCAGAAGAGATGAAGAATAAAGATTCTCTGAATGTATTGATTCCGGAGATTGGAGAGGTCGTGGCATTAGAAAAATAG
- a CDS encoding 4Fe-4S binding protein translates to MLRTIRLTTAIVCFTLITLLFLDFTGTLHTWFGWLAKIQFLPALLALNIGVVLFLVVLTFLFGRIYCSVICPLGVFQDIVSWVSGKQKKNRFRYSPAMKWLRYGVLGVFIIMMVAGLNSLAILLAPYSAYGRIASSLFAPVWQWGNNLLAYFAERVDSYAFYEVDVWIKSLSTMLIAIVTLVVLFILAWRNGRTYCNTICPVGTVLGFISKYAIFKPVIDTSKCNSCGLCARNCKASCINPKAHEIDYSRCVTCMDCIGKCKHGAITYTRRKPKNETATSEDTKAKSVTTEQVDNARRSFLSASAIFATTSVLKAQEKKVDGGLATIEDKKIPQRENPIYPPGALSARNFTQHCTACQLCVSVCPNQVLRPSDNLLTLMQPEISYERGYCRPECTKCSEVCPAGAIHLTSLAEKSAIQIGHAVWIKENCVPLTDGMECGNCARHCPTGAIQMVASDPEKTDSPKIPVVNVEKCIGCGACENLCPSRPFSAIYVTGHQMHRII, encoded by the coding sequence ATGCTACGTACTATCAGACTTACAACCGCCATTGTGTGCTTTACACTTATTACCCTGCTCTTTCTCGACTTCACGGGTACATTGCACACATGGTTCGGATGGTTGGCGAAAATTCAATTTCTGCCGGCTTTATTAGCCTTGAACATAGGTGTCGTATTGTTTTTAGTTGTACTTACATTCCTGTTCGGACGTATCTACTGCTCTGTTATTTGTCCGTTGGGAGTGTTTCAGGACATTGTTTCGTGGGTATCCGGCAAACAAAAGAAAAACCGGTTCCGTTATTCACCAGCAATGAAATGGTTGCGGTATGGCGTTTTAGGAGTATTCATTATTATGATGGTTGCAGGATTGAACTCTTTGGCTATCTTGCTGGCACCGTATAGTGCTTATGGCCGGATAGCTTCCAGTCTTTTTGCACCGGTCTGGCAATGGGGAAACAACCTGTTGGCGTACTTCGCCGAACGAGTGGATAGTTATGCTTTTTATGAGGTAGATGTATGGATAAAGAGTCTTTCGACGATGCTGATTGCCATTGTTACCCTTGTTGTTCTTTTCATTCTGGCGTGGCGCAACGGACGAACCTATTGTAATACGATCTGCCCCGTAGGTACTGTATTAGGGTTTATATCCAAATATGCGATATTCAAACCGGTAATTGATACTTCCAAATGCAATAGTTGCGGTTTGTGTGCCCGCAATTGCAAAGCATCGTGTATTAATCCGAAAGCTCATGAAATAGATTATAGCCGTTGTGTGACTTGTATGGATTGCATCGGAAAGTGTAAGCATGGAGCCATTACATACACAAGACGGAAACCTAAGAACGAAACAGCTACGAGCGAAGATACGAAAGCAAAGTCTGTCACTACTGAACAGGTAGACAATGCCCGTCGTAGCTTCCTTTCAGCATCGGCCATTTTTGCAACAACTTCTGTACTGAAAGCACAAGAGAAAAAAGTAGACGGAGGATTGGCTACTATCGAAGATAAAAAGATTCCCCAAAGAGAAAACCCTATCTATCCTCCCGGTGCTTTAAGCGCACGCAATTTCACTCAACATTGCACAGCCTGCCAATTATGTGTCTCTGTTTGTCCCAACCAGGTATTGCGCCCATCGGACAACCTATTGACATTGATGCAACCGGAAATATCATACGAACGTGGATATTGCCGTCCCGAATGTACTAAATGTTCGGAAGTTTGTCCTGCCGGTGCTATTCATCTCACCAGTCTTGCCGAGAAATCAGCTATTCAGATCGGACATGCCGTATGGATTAAAGAGAACTGTGTACCTTTGACAGATGGAATGGAATGTGGCAACTGTGCCCGCCATTGTCCGACAGGTGCCATACAGATGGTAGCTTCCGATCCTGAAAAAACAGATTCTCCAAAGATTCCGGTAGTAAATGTAGAAAAATGTATCGGTTGTGGGGCGTGTGAGAACCTTTGTCCGTCCCGTCCTTTCAGCGCCATTTATGTGACAGGACATCAGATGCATAGAATTATTTGA
- a CDS encoding TonB-dependent receptor has translation MRRNTACLFLFGSLLSLSGMTHTKKDSIQAGRNYMIDEVVVTGTRNETDVRHLPMTISVVGRQQIEKRYEPSLLPLLTEQVPGLFTTSRGIMGYGVSTGAAGGMSLRGIGGSPTAGLLVLIDGHPQYMGLMGHPIADAYQSMMAEKVEVLRGPASVLYGSNAMGGVINIVTRRQQEEGVKTNMQVGYGSYNTLQTEFSNRVKKGRFSSVVTGSYNRTDGHRPDMGFEQYGGYAKLGYDISSFWKVWGDVNVTHFNASNPGTIQVPLIDNDSRITRGMTSFALENHYEKTSGGLSFFYNWGRHKINDGYQIGKEPQKSHFNSKDKMLGVSWYQSATFFTGNRLTVGFDYQHFGGESWNKVLATGEHTPGVDKQMDEFAGYVDFRQDISSWFSLDAGIRVDHHSHVGTEWIPQGGLAFHLPKNAELKAMVSKGYRNPTIREMYMFPPANPELKPEKLINYELSYSQRLLEGVLSYGISLYYINGDNLIMSNGLFPPLNINSGEIENWGVETNIGYHINSHWNVNANYSWLHMENPVLAAPEHKLYAGADYTSGRWSISTGVQYVKGLYTSVVKGSEQQDHFVLWNLRGNYRVCRFANLFIKGENLLAQRYEINAGYPMPKATFMGGINLNF, from the coding sequence ATGAGAAGAAATACAGCTTGTTTATTCCTGTTCGGTAGCTTGCTTTCCCTCTCGGGAATGACACATACTAAAAAGGATAGCATACAGGCCGGAAGAAATTATATGATTGATGAAGTCGTAGTCACCGGAACACGTAATGAAACCGATGTGCGTCATCTTCCGATGACCATTTCCGTAGTCGGCAGGCAACAAATTGAGAAAAGATATGAGCCTTCTCTTTTGCCGTTGTTAACGGAGCAGGTACCGGGATTATTCACTACCAGTCGTGGCATCATGGGATATGGCGTATCTACCGGAGCTGCAGGTGGCATGAGCTTGCGTGGTATCGGTGGTAGTCCGACAGCGGGATTATTGGTACTGATTGACGGTCATCCCCAGTACATGGGGTTGATGGGACATCCGATAGCGGATGCTTATCAATCTATGATGGCAGAGAAAGTGGAAGTTTTACGTGGTCCTGCATCTGTACTTTATGGTTCGAATGCCATGGGTGGTGTGATTAATATTGTTACCCGTCGGCAACAGGAAGAAGGTGTGAAGACGAATATGCAAGTTGGGTACGGTTCATATAACACGTTGCAGACTGAATTTTCCAACCGTGTCAAGAAGGGACGTTTCAGTAGCGTCGTAACCGGATCATATAATCGTACAGATGGACATCGTCCCGATATGGGGTTCGAGCAATATGGTGGATACGCAAAGTTAGGTTATGATATCAGTTCTTTCTGGAAAGTATGGGGAGATGTGAATGTAACCCATTTTAATGCTTCCAATCCGGGGACTATCCAAGTACCACTGATTGACAACGATTCTCGTATCACTCGTGGAATGACATCGTTCGCTTTGGAAAATCATTATGAAAAGACTTCAGGAGGTTTGAGCTTTTTCTATAACTGGGGACGGCATAAAATCAATGATGGCTATCAGATAGGAAAAGAACCGCAAAAATCACATTTCAACTCTAAAGACAAAATGCTGGGTGTATCATGGTATCAGAGTGCCACTTTCTTTACCGGTAATCGTTTGACCGTAGGATTTGATTATCAACACTTCGGAGGTGAATCATGGAACAAAGTACTGGCTACGGGTGAACATACTCCGGGAGTAGACAAGCAAATGGATGAGTTTGCCGGATACGTTGATTTCCGTCAGGATATCAGCAGTTGGTTCTCACTGGACGCAGGTATTCGTGTAGACCACCATTCACACGTAGGTACAGAATGGATTCCACAAGGCGGACTGGCTTTTCATTTACCCAAGAATGCAGAACTTAAAGCAATGGTCAGCAAAGGATACCGTAATCCAACCATTCGTGAGATGTATATGTTTCCTCCTGCCAACCCGGAATTGAAACCGGAAAAACTAATCAACTATGAACTTTCCTATTCACAACGTCTGCTGGAAGGGGTATTGTCCTATGGAATCAGCCTTTACTATATCAATGGCGACAATCTGATTATGTCAAACGGACTCTTTCCTCCATTGAATATCAATTCCGGAGAGATAGAGAATTGGGGAGTTGAAACGAATATAGGCTACCACATCAATTCACACTGGAATGTGAACGCCAATTATAGCTGGTTGCACATGGAGAATCCCGTTCTTGCTGCCCCCGAACATAAATTGTATGCAGGGGCGGACTATACTTCCGGACGTTGGAGTATATCGACTGGAGTACAATATGTGAAAGGACTTTATACTTCTGTTGTAAAGGGTAGCGAGCAACAGGATCATTTTGTTTTATGGAATCTTCGTGGGAATTATCGTGTCTGCCGTTTCGCTAACCTCTTCATAAAAGGAGAGAACCTGCTGGCACAGCGTTATGAAATAAATGCAGGTTATCCCATGCCCAAAGCTACGTTTATGGGTGGTATTAATTTGAACTTTTAA